From the Mycobacterium sp. DL592 genome, the window GGCTGCCGAGCTGAGCCTGCGGTGCCGCGGCCAGGCCCGCTCGACGTACATGGCGAACGCGGCGGGCAGCGTCAACATCCGCATCGCATCGGCCGTCGAGGCGCAGTCCACCACCACGTAATCCCAGTGCCCGCCGGCGGCAAGTGCGGACACCTCGGCGAGGCCCAGCACCTCCTGAACGCCGGGAAGTGCCGAAAGCTCTTCGGGGGCAAGATCTTTGAGATCAGACTCGGGGAACCTGCCGGCCAGCACGGGGGCGACGGTGCGCCACCGCGCCTCCAGCAGAGCCAAGGTGTCCAGCGCCAGCGCGTCGAGGTGGCCGCCTTCCTGCTCGGTGAGGATCCGCACTGGCTCCCGGCCACCGGTCGGCGGCACCGGCACGCCCAGCACGTCACCGAGGGAGTGCGCCTGGTCGGTGGACACCGCAAGCACCCGCTCGCCGGCCAGCGCCGCACGCACCGCGGTCGCCGCGGCCAGGGTGGACTTGCCTACTCCCCCCTTGCCGACGAAGAAGCTGATCCGGGCCCGGGCTTCGGAGCCCGCATCGGCGGCGGGAGCGTCATCGGGCTTCACTCAGCCCTCGACCCGCTTCTTCAGGTCCTTCAGAGCGGTGTCGGTCAGCCTTCGTTCGGCCTTGCGTTTGAGCAGTCCGATCATCGGGATCATCAGGTCCACCGACAGCTCATAGGTGACATCGGTCCCAGAACCGTTGGGCTGCAATGTATATGCACCGTCAAGCGCCTTCAGCAGCGAGCTGGACACCAGCGACCAGCGCACCGATTTGCGGTCGGGCGGCCACACGTAGGCCAGCACCATGGTGTCGCGCAGCACCGCGGCGTCCAGATGCAGGCGTGCCGTCAGCGGGTAACCCTGTTCGTCGGATTCGAGAACCTCGGTCTCCTTGTATTCCGACACCCATTGCGGATAGGAACCGATGTCGGCGATCACGTCCATCACGGTGCGCGCATCCGCATCGATGTAGATGGTTTGCGCCGTTTTGTCAGCCACAGATGCCTTGCCTCCTTGGCCACAAACGGTACCCTCCCCGCCCGCGGTGTGACCTCATATCACCGCTGGGGAGCGACCCCCACCGGGCGCGCCACCTCCAGCGCGGCCTTGACCTCGAAGGCCATCCGCTTGCCCGCCACCCGGCGCTGATGGGTCAACTTGGGCAGGTTCATCTTCGCCAGCTGCCAGGCCGCCGCCCCGGTCGGCTCGGCGTGCAGGAAGTAGTGCAGCAGAACACCGTCGAGCACGGGTTCCAGCCAGATCTCCATGGTGCCGGTCAACGGCCCGGCGACCGTCCAGCGCACCCCTTTGTCGGCGCGGTCCTCGACGACCTCCAGGCGCAGGTCCGGCCACCACCGCCGCCACGCCGCCGGATCGGACACCGCGCGGCCGACGGCGGCCGGATCCGCGGCGACGAAGGTCTCGTCGGCGATCTGGATGCTGTGCATGGCACCAGCTTCACATATGGCCACGCCCCGCCGATCGCGGCCCGGCCGGTGAAGGCCGTCACAGCCGCACCGCGCGGGTGACTAGGCTGGACGCAATCAAAGCGCAATTCCACAAGGGGTTCATGTGCGTGAGTACAGCGTTCCAGCGCCGTTCACCATCGGTGCCAACGACAATGTCGTCAGAGCGGTCTACGAGCACGAGCGCGACGACCCGAACTATGTGATCCTGCAGCGCCTGGTCGACGGCGCCTGGACCGATATGACATGTGCCGAGGTCGCCGCCCGGATCCGCTCGGCGGCGCTGGGATTGATCGCGGCCGGCGTGCAGGCCGGCGACCGGGTGGCGATCCTGTCGGCGACCCGCTACGAGTGGGTGATCCTGGACTACGCGATTCTGTCCGTCGGTGGCGTCACCGTGCCGATCTACGAGACGTCCTCGGCCGAGCAGGTGCGGTGGGTACTGGAGGACTCCGCCGCGGTGGTGGCGTTCACCGAGACCGAGGCGCATGCCCAGATGGTCGCCGAACTGCGCGGCGAGCTGCCCGCCCTGCGCACGACGTACGACATCGAGGCGGGCGCCCTCGACGAGCTGGCCGCTGCCGCCGCCACGGTGGACGGCGCCGAGCTGACCCGCCGGCTCGACGGTCTGCGCTCCGATGCCCCGGCCACGCTGATCTACACCTCGGGCACCACCGGCAGGCCCAAGGGTGTGCAGTTGACGCACTCGAACCTGCTGCACGAGACACGCGGGGCCGCAACATGTTTCCCCACCCTGCTGCGCCAGCACGAGCGGCTGCTGGTGTTCCTGCCGCTGGCACACGTGCTGTCGCGTGCCCTGTCGATGACCGCGTTCGCCAACAAGGTGACACTGGGCTACACCAGCGACATCAGGAGCCTGGTCCCGATGTTGCAGCTGTTCAAGCCGAGCATCGTGGTGTCGGTACCGCGGGTGTTCGAAAAGGTCTACAACACAGCGGAATTGAATGCGCGAGACAGCGGTAAAGGCAAGATCTTCGAGCTGGCCGTCAAGACGGCGATCGCCTACAGCGAGGCGCTCGAGACCGGCTCACCGAACCTGCTTCTCAAGGCGAGCCATGCCCTGTTCGACCGGCTGGTGTACGGCAAGCTGCGCGCCGCCCTCGGCGGTGACTGCCACGCGGCGATCTCCGGCGGCGCGCCGCTGGGCAAGCGGCTCGGCCACTTCTACCGCGGCGTGGGGCTGTCGATCTACGAGGGCTACGGCCTGACCGAGACCAGCGCGGCGATCACGGTGAACCGGATCGGCGAACTCAAGGTCGGCTCCGTCGGAAAGCTGGTGCCCGGCAACAGCATGAAGATCGCCGAGGACGGCGAACTGCTGGTCAAGGGCGGCGTGGTGTTCAGCGGGTACTGGCGCAACGAGAAGGCCACCGCCGAGGCGATCGTCGACGGGTGGTTCCACACCGGCGATCTGGCCAGCATCGACTCCGAGGGCTTCCTGTCGATCACCGGCCGCAAGAAGGAGATCATCGTCACCGCAGGCGGCAAGAACGTCGCACCCGCGGTGCTCGAGGACGCGCTGCGGGCCCATCCCCTGATCAGCCAGGCGATGGCCGTCGGGGACAAGCAGCCGTTCATCGGCGCGCTGATCGCCATCGACCCGGAAGCCTTCGATGTCTGGAAGCAACACCACGGCAAGGCCGCCGAGGCGTCGGTAGGCGATCTGCGCGAGGATCCGGACCTGGTGGGCGAGATCGAGCTGGCCATCAAGGACGCCAATCAGCATGTGTCCCATGCCGAGTCGATCCGCAAGTTCCGGATTCTGCCGTGCGACTTCACCGTGCTCACCGGTGAGCTCACCCCGACGCTGAAGGTCAAGCGCAACGTCGTCGCAGAGAAGTTCGCCGACGAGATCGACGCGATCTACGCCAAGTCCAGCTAGATCAGGCCGGCCACGAAGTTGGCCGCCTGCTGCGGGTAGGGCGGCAGTTCGTAGGCGCTGTGCGCGGCACGGTCGCGGCCGTTGGAGCAGATCGGATCACCGGGCACGCACACGTCGATGGCGCGGCCCACGAACGCGCCGGTGCTGCTCAGCGGGGAGCCGAAGCGCGCACCCGGGTTGCCGAAGACCGCGACCACGGCGACGCGGCCTGCCGCGTCGGGCGGCAGCGGGGCGGCTGATCCGATGCTGCCGATGCGGTCGCCGACCGGTGGTACCCCGGCCAACATCGAGACCGCTGCCGCTCCCTGAGAGAAACCGCCGAGCACCAGCCTGGTCTGCGGGCAGCGCACGCTCATGTCGGCGATGCGCGCTGCCGCGTCGTTCGCGCCTGCCGCCGCGGTCAGGAAGTTCAGGCTCGCCGGGTAGTTGACGCCGTAGACGCCCAGCGAACGACCACCGAGCTGCGGGGCCAGGGCATCGGCGAAGGCCTGACCGACCCGGCCGGGGCCCGGCGGTTCCCCGGTGCCGCGGGCGAAGATGACCTCGACGTCGGGGCAGTCGTCGTCGGCTTCGGCAGGGACGGCGGGCACCAGACTCACCGCCGCGGCCGCCAGCGCGGCCGCGGCCAGGGTCCTCAGCAGTGGCGGCGTGTCCATCGGCCCATGGTCACACGAGCGGCGCGGGGGGACACAGCAGTTCGGCGAGTCTGGCGGTCCGGGCGGCCCACGACCAATCCTGGGCGACCCAGCGGCGCCCGGCCTCCCCCATCCGTGCGGCCAGCGCCGGGTCGGCCAGAATGGCACTGACGGCGTCGACGATCGCCGATTGCGACCG encodes:
- a CDS encoding cutinase family protein, producing the protein MDTPPLLRTLAAAALAAAAVSLVPAVPAEADDDCPDVEVIFARGTGEPPGPGRVGQAFADALAPQLGGRSLGVYGVNYPASLNFLTAAAGANDAAARIADMSVRCPQTRLVLGGFSQGAAAVSMLAGVPPVGDRIGSIGSAAPLPPDAAGRVAVVAVFGNPGARFGSPLSSTGAFVGRAIDVCVPGDPICSNGRDRAAHSAYELPPYPQQAANFVAGLI
- a CDS encoding polyketide cyclase / dehydrase and lipid transport, which codes for MHSIQIADETFVAADPAAVGRAVSDPAAWRRWWPDLRLEVVEDRADKGVRWTVAGPLTGTMEIWLEPVLDGVLLHYFLHAEPTGAAAWQLAKMNLPKLTHQRRVAGKRMAFEVKAALEVARPVGVAPQR
- a CDS encoding long-chain fatty acid--CoA ligase, whose protein sequence is MREYSVPAPFTIGANDNVVRAVYEHERDDPNYVILQRLVDGAWTDMTCAEVAARIRSAALGLIAAGVQAGDRVAILSATRYEWVILDYAILSVGGVTVPIYETSSAEQVRWVLEDSAAVVAFTETEAHAQMVAELRGELPALRTTYDIEAGALDELAAAAATVDGAELTRRLDGLRSDAPATLIYTSGTTGRPKGVQLTHSNLLHETRGAATCFPTLLRQHERLLVFLPLAHVLSRALSMTAFANKVTLGYTSDIRSLVPMLQLFKPSIVVSVPRVFEKVYNTAELNARDSGKGKIFELAVKTAIAYSEALETGSPNLLLKASHALFDRLVYGKLRAALGGDCHAAISGGAPLGKRLGHFYRGVGLSIYEGYGLTETSAAITVNRIGELKVGSVGKLVPGNSMKIAEDGELLVKGGVVFSGYWRNEKATAEAIVDGWFHTGDLASIDSEGFLSITGRKKEIIVTAGGKNVAPAVLEDALRAHPLISQAMAVGDKQPFIGALIAIDPEAFDVWKQHHGKAAEASVGDLREDPDLVGEIELAIKDANQHVSHAESIRKFRILPCDFTVLTGELTPTLKVKRNVVAEKFADEIDAIYAKSS
- a CDS encoding SRPBCC family protein, translating into MADKTAQTIYIDADARTVMDVIADIGSYPQWVSEYKETEVLESDEQGYPLTARLHLDAAVLRDTMVLAYVWPPDRKSVRWSLVSSSLLKALDGAYTLQPNGSGTDVTYELSVDLMIPMIGLLKRKAERRLTDTALKDLKKRVEG